The following proteins are encoded in a genomic region of [Eubacterium] hominis:
- a CDS encoding ABC transporter permease subunit, protein MGNLLEFYKTRFDFIMSLVMEHLQISFIAIVIASVLGVSLGVFIHQKKRLSPIVLGIVSFLYTIPSISMLGFLIPVSGIGNKSAIIALSIYALLPIIRATYTGLENVDQDVVEAARGMGSSDLQILYKIKLPLAMPIIISGFKNMSVMTIALAGIASFIGAGGLGVAIYRGITTNNMTMTFAGSLAVAILAFMIDILIGCLERFLRNRHHSKQLKKRVMLIVLVVFMVLGGSLFYTPKKKAVLQLATKPMSEEFIIGEMLKLLIEDRSDIQVEITKGVGGGTSNIHPALVKGDFDLYPEYTGTSWSFVLKEKTIPQDDVLYQKLKQAYHEKYQLAWIGLYGFNNTYGIAVTKETADQYHLKTYSDLAKVSSKLSFGGEYDYYERDDGYDAIAKEYQLHFDKTMDLDIGLKYDALLKGQVDSIIVFTTDGRLHDPDIVLLQDDHHFFPSYYAGTVIREDALIKYPELKDILMLMDHLISDEEMAEMNDQVESFKRNEQEVAKEFLEKKGLLEVKHHE, encoded by the coding sequence ATGGGAAATTTATTAGAATTTTATAAAACACGTTTTGATTTTATCATGTCATTGGTGATGGAACATTTACAGATATCTTTTATCGCAATTGTGATTGCAAGTGTGTTAGGTGTATCCTTGGGTGTATTTATCCATCAAAAGAAACGTTTATCACCGATTGTGTTAGGAATTGTCAGCTTTTTATATACGATACCATCTATTTCTATGCTGGGGTTTTTGATTCCGGTAAGTGGAATAGGAAATAAAAGTGCCATCATTGCTTTAAGTATTTATGCATTATTGCCAATTATTCGTGCAACCTATACGGGTTTAGAGAATGTGGATCAAGATGTTGTGGAAGCAGCCAGAGGTATGGGAAGTAGTGATCTACAGATATTGTACAAAATCAAACTGCCACTTGCGATGCCCATCATTATTTCTGGTTTTAAAAACATGAGTGTTATGACGATTGCATTAGCCGGTATTGCTTCATTCATAGGCGCAGGTGGTTTGGGAGTCGCAATTTATCGAGGGATTACAACAAACAATATGACGATGACATTTGCCGGCAGTCTGGCAGTTGCCATTTTAGCATTTATGATCGATATACTCATTGGCTGTTTGGAAAGATTTTTAAGGAATCGCCATCACAGTAAACAGTTGAAAAAACGCGTGATGCTCATAGTACTTGTTGTTTTTATGGTATTGGGAGGATCCCTGTTTTATACCCCTAAGAAAAAAGCAGTATTACAGCTTGCCACAAAACCAATGAGTGAAGAATTTATCATTGGCGAAATGTTGAAATTGTTGATTGAAGATCGCAGTGATATACAGGTGGAAATTACCAAAGGGGTTGGTGGAGGCACCAGCAACATTCATCCTGCACTTGTCAAAGGTGATTTTGATTTATACCCAGAATATACAGGTACATCATGGAGTTTTGTGCTGAAAGAAAAGACAATTCCACAAGATGATGTCTTATATCAGAAATTAAAGCAGGCATATCATGAAAAATACCAACTGGCATGGATAGGATTATATGGATTCAATAATACTTATGGCATCGCAGTCACAAAAGAAACAGCAGATCAATATCATTTAAAAACATATTCAGATCTTGCGAAGGTATCATCAAAGCTTTCTTTTGGTGGAGAATATGATTATTATGAACGAGATGATGGCTATGATGCCATCGCAAAAGAATATCAGCTTCATTTTGATAAAACCATGGATCTGGATATCGGCTTAAAATATGATGCGTTATTAAAAGGACAGGTAGATAGCATCATAGTATTTACCACAGATGGACGATTACATGATCCTGATATTGTATTATTACAAGATGATCACCACTTCTTTCCATCCTATTATGCAGGGACTGTGATAAGGGAGGATGCGCTTATCAAATATCCTGAACTAAAGGATATCTTAATGCTGATGGATCATTTGATCAGTGATGAGGAAATGGCTGAAATGAATGATCAGGTAGAATCTTTTAAACGAAATGAACAAGAAGTCGCAAAAGAATTCCTGGAGAAAAAAGGCTTGCTGGAGGTGAAGCATCATGAGTGA